The Streptomyces sp. NBC_01197 genome window below encodes:
- a CDS encoding phosphotransferase family protein translates to MSPAHAAVAGVDVAALQRYFDRHVPECAGELSLALLHGGRSNLTYEVTDGAHRWVLRRPPLGVLTPTAHDMDREYRVVAALGGTGVPVARAVLSCTDAEVIGAPFCVVDFVEGTVLRHGDEAATLPATEARRAGDALVDTLVELHSVDAIDAGLGDFGRPDGYLGRQVRRWRGQWAEVATRELPDLGALHGRLAATLPASGAPAVVHGDYRLDNTILAPGDLGRIAAIVDWEMATLGDPLADLGMLLMYWDPVCEPVLGTRHAPTANSGFPTGRELTERYAARSGRDIASIAWYQALGCFKLAVIAEGIHARYLAGRTVGTGFEHVGSAVPALLRSGRELLSDR, encoded by the coding sequence ATGAGCCCGGCACACGCCGCGGTGGCCGGTGTGGACGTGGCCGCCCTGCAGCGCTACTTCGATCGTCATGTCCCCGAATGTGCAGGTGAGTTGAGCCTCGCCCTGCTGCACGGCGGGCGCTCGAACCTCACGTACGAGGTGACGGACGGCGCGCACCGCTGGGTGCTGCGCCGGCCGCCGTTGGGGGTGCTGACGCCGACGGCGCACGACATGGACCGCGAGTACCGGGTCGTCGCGGCGCTCGGCGGGACCGGGGTGCCGGTCGCGCGAGCGGTGCTGTCGTGCACGGACGCGGAGGTGATCGGCGCGCCGTTCTGCGTCGTCGACTTCGTCGAGGGCACGGTGCTGCGCCACGGCGACGAGGCGGCCACGCTGCCGGCCACCGAGGCCCGCCGCGCGGGGGACGCGCTCGTCGACACCCTGGTGGAGCTGCACTCGGTGGACGCCATCGACGCCGGACTCGGCGACTTCGGCCGCCCCGATGGCTATCTGGGGCGCCAGGTACGCCGGTGGCGCGGCCAGTGGGCCGAGGTCGCCACGCGTGAACTGCCCGATCTCGGCGCGCTGCACGGCCGGCTCGCCGCCACCCTCCCGGCGAGCGGCGCCCCGGCCGTCGTTCACGGCGACTACCGCCTGGACAACACCATCCTGGCACCCGGCGACCTCGGGCGGATCGCGGCGATCGTCGACTGGGAGATGGCCACGCTCGGCGACCCGCTCGCCGACCTCGGGATGCTCCTCATGTACTGGGATCCGGTCTGCGAACCGGTCCTCGGCACGCGCCACGCGCCGACCGCCAACTCCGGCTTCCCCACCGGCCGCGAGCTGACAGAGCGGTACGCCGCGAGGTCCGGCCGGGACATCGCCTCCATTGCCTGGTACCAGGCGCTCGGGTGCTTCAAGCTCGCCGTGATCGCCGAGGGCATCCACGCCCGCTATCTCGCGGGCCGGACCGTCGGCACCGGATTCGAGCACGTCGGCTCGGCGGTGCCCGCGCTGCTGCGCTCTGGACGGGAGCTGCTGTCTGACCGCTGA
- a CDS encoding MMPL family transporter — translation MAAFLFKLGRFSFRRRWYVALAWTGLLVLAGMLAARAPAAPPTDFSIPGTEAQRAYDRLDEHFPGQNAEGATARVVFKATGGKVTAPDVKRAVEEAVRELGNAPQVGQVTDPFRTRSVSADGSTAYAQVSYQVSSSRMADASRTALQDTVEQSRSSKLTVEVGGNALKASKQSHSSEAVGIAVAAVVLVLTFGSLLAAGMPLLTALLGVGIGTCVIRALADPLGLGSTTSVLATMLGLAVGIDYALFVVSRYRGELAKGRSGAEAAGRALGTAGSAVVFAGLTVVIALAGLAVVNIPLLTQMGLAAAGTVVLAVLIALTLIPALLGIAGRRVRPARARRGIPADGTPADGAPLKSKLAARWARFVTRRPLAVLLTGVAALSVVAIPAASLQLGLPDDGSQPASTTQRRAYDLLSEGFGPGFNGPLLVVVEAGKGGSAQSAARSTATRIRKLDNVTTVTPPRVNGSGDTAVLTVVPATAPSSQETTALVHALRDPGLEAGSGARVLVSGTTAMNIDVSQKLDDALLPYLALVVGLAFLLLIAVFRSLLVPLKAALGFLLSIAGALGAVVAVFQWGWLGSLLGVSQPGPVMSMMPIFMVGVVFGLAMDYEVFLVTRMREEYVHGRSPLHAVTSGFEHGARVVTAAAIIMIAVFSGFMGSNEQMVKTIGFGLAFAVFLDAFVVRMTLVPAALVLLGNRAWWLPGWLDRFVPDIDVEGEKLRTETDGSEPATPQGTMHRVTDKAGQTS, via the coding sequence GTGGCCGCTTTCCTCTTCAAACTAGGCCGCTTCTCCTTCCGGAGGCGGTGGTACGTCGCGTTGGCATGGACCGGCTTGCTGGTCCTGGCCGGCATGCTGGCCGCCCGGGCCCCGGCGGCCCCGCCCACTGACTTCTCCATTCCCGGCACGGAGGCGCAGCGCGCCTACGACCGGCTCGACGAGCACTTCCCCGGGCAGAACGCCGAAGGCGCCACAGCCCGCGTGGTCTTCAAGGCCACCGGCGGAAAGGTGACGGCCCCGGACGTCAAGCGCGCTGTCGAGGAAGCGGTCCGCGAGCTCGGCAACGCACCTCAGGTCGGGCAGGTGACCGACCCCTTCCGTACCCGATCGGTGAGTGCGGACGGTTCCACCGCCTACGCACAGGTCAGCTACCAGGTCTCCAGCTCGCGCATGGCGGATGCTTCACGCACGGCGCTGCAGGACACCGTGGAGCAGTCGCGTTCCTCGAAGCTCACCGTCGAGGTGGGCGGCAACGCGCTCAAGGCGTCCAAGCAGAGCCATTCGTCCGAGGCCGTCGGTATCGCCGTCGCCGCAGTGGTCCTCGTCCTCACCTTCGGCTCGCTCCTCGCCGCAGGTATGCCGCTGCTCACCGCCTTGCTGGGAGTCGGCATCGGCACCTGCGTGATCAGGGCGCTGGCCGACCCGCTCGGCCTCGGCTCCACGACGTCGGTACTCGCCACAATGCTGGGCCTGGCCGTAGGCATCGACTACGCGCTGTTCGTCGTCTCCCGCTACCGCGGCGAGCTCGCGAAGGGCAGGAGCGGCGCGGAGGCAGCCGGGCGGGCGCTCGGCACGGCGGGATCGGCGGTGGTGTTCGCGGGTCTGACCGTGGTGATCGCCCTGGCCGGCCTGGCCGTGGTGAACATCCCGCTGCTGACGCAGATGGGACTCGCCGCCGCGGGCACCGTCGTCCTCGCCGTGCTGATCGCTCTCACCCTGATCCCCGCGCTGCTCGGCATCGCCGGCCGGCGCGTCCGGCCCGCCCGCGCGCGGCGCGGAATCCCGGCGGACGGGACTCCGGCCGACGGGGCGCCCCTCAAGTCCAAACTGGCCGCCAGGTGGGCGCGCTTCGTGACCCGCCGCCCCCTTGCGGTCCTGCTGACCGGCGTCGCCGCGCTCTCCGTAGTCGCCATCCCCGCGGCTTCCCTCCAGCTGGGCCTGCCCGACGACGGCAGCCAGCCGGCCTCCACCACTCAGCGCAGGGCGTACGACCTGCTCTCCGAAGGATTCGGCCCCGGCTTCAACGGCCCCCTGCTGGTGGTCGTCGAAGCCGGCAAGGGCGGAAGTGCCCAGTCGGCAGCCAGGAGTACCGCCACGCGTATCCGGAAACTGGACAACGTCACGACTGTCACTCCGCCCCGTGTCAACGGCTCCGGCGACACGGCCGTCCTCACCGTGGTTCCCGCCACCGCTCCCAGCAGCCAGGAGACAACGGCGCTCGTACACGCCCTGCGTGATCCGGGTCTTGAAGCCGGCAGCGGAGCCCGCGTCCTGGTGTCGGGCACCACGGCGATGAACATCGATGTATCGCAGAAGCTCGACGATGCGCTCCTCCCCTATCTCGCGCTCGTGGTGGGGCTGGCGTTCCTGCTCCTGATCGCCGTCTTCAGGTCCCTCCTCGTCCCGCTCAAGGCGGCACTGGGTTTCCTGCTCTCCATCGCCGGCGCGCTGGGCGCGGTCGTCGCGGTATTCCAGTGGGGATGGCTCGGCTCACTCCTCGGGGTGTCCCAGCCGGGCCCGGTGATGTCGATGATGCCGATCTTCATGGTCGGCGTGGTCTTCGGGCTCGCCATGGACTACGAGGTCTTCCTGGTGACCCGTATGCGCGAGGAGTACGTGCACGGGCGGTCGCCGCTGCACGCGGTCACCAGCGGATTCGAGCACGGGGCCCGGGTTGTCACGGCGGCGGCGATCATCATGATCGCGGTCTTCTCCGGATTCATGGGATCGAACGAGCAGATGGTCAAGACCATCGGGTTCGGTCTGGCCTTCGCCGTCTTCCTCGACGCCTTCGTCGTCAGGATGACTCTCGTTCCCGCCGCCCTGGTCCTGCTGGGGAACAGGGCGTGGTGGCTTCCCGGGTGGCTGGACCGCTTCGTACCCGACATCGATGTGGAGGGCGAGAAGCTGCGTACGGAGACGGACGGGAGTGAGCCCGCGACGCCGCAGGGGACCATGCACCGCGTCACGGACAAGGCCGGCCAGACTTCGTGA
- a CDS encoding streptophobe family protein, with amino-acid sequence MAGPGGAARNALEGALSLLAAVAAMAATGYAALSALSAGATAPLGRLTAAVTSMALGSTLTLTSGTSRNTGNSGGGLLGGLGGSSGGMSLGVSGRMAAIPLALTVLGTAVLAWGFFRPLRRRSRLTPALLSARAGGALFSTLLLFPALALLAHGTLHLPKSVTGKFGGGSGGGPGDGFGGGGGGIGGRLKDGLSSVHFDADPAAAGFFGFLSVALVLGLGCVAARRTTLPRPIALSRLRLKWNPVSSALTGVFAGLCCLTPALAALAGAAALTGRSDAAKAAGVLLLAGPNLLGVLLTSGLGSSWQAAVHRQQPQGGGLMGALGQGGGRPGGAADRAVDIADRSVAGIPVWLAGLCLLVGALVLTGYLAASRTPVRTRREEADALLGRHLELALRLAVATAFAGLVLPFLAHASARLGISAMGMDMGGLEAGLHGSVRLAGLTGMVLGGITGYCGSRLHGLRTARPNPAKPGGGSHAGRDDTAASRHPGSGPVQGRRATAGSASRP; translated from the coding sequence GTGGCAGGGCCCGGAGGAGCCGCGCGGAACGCTCTGGAAGGCGCTCTCTCGCTGCTGGCCGCAGTCGCGGCGATGGCAGCCACCGGGTACGCGGCGCTCAGTGCCCTGAGTGCCGGTGCGACAGCCCCGCTCGGCAGGCTCACCGCGGCAGTGACCAGCATGGCGCTGGGCAGCACCCTCACCCTGACCTCAGGCACCTCCAGGAACACCGGAAATTCAGGAGGCGGTCTCCTCGGCGGGCTGGGCGGCTCCTCCGGCGGCATGAGTCTCGGTGTTTCCGGCCGGATGGCCGCGATACCGCTCGCACTGACCGTCCTGGGCACCGCTGTTCTGGCCTGGGGCTTCTTCAGACCGCTTCGGCGCCGCAGCCGCCTCACACCCGCGCTGCTGTCCGCCCGTGCCGGCGGGGCGCTGTTCAGCACCCTCCTCCTCTTCCCGGCCCTGGCCCTCCTGGCCCACGGCACGCTGCATCTGCCCAAGTCCGTGACCGGCAAGTTCGGCGGGGGCTCCGGCGGGGGCCCGGGTGACGGCTTCGGCGGGGGTGGAGGCGGCATCGGCGGCCGGCTCAAGGACGGGCTGTCCTCCGTACACTTCGACGCCGACCCCGCCGCAGCAGGGTTCTTCGGATTTCTGTCAGTGGCGCTCGTCCTGGGCCTCGGCTGTGTAGCCGCACGGCGTACGACGCTGCCGCGGCCGATTGCGCTGAGCCGGCTGCGGCTGAAGTGGAACCCTGTTTCCTCCGCCCTGACCGGGGTCTTCGCCGGCCTGTGCTGCCTCACCCCGGCGCTGGCAGCCCTGGCCGGAGCCGCCGCTCTGACCGGCAGGAGCGATGCGGCGAAGGCCGCAGGGGTGCTGCTGCTGGCGGGGCCCAACCTGCTGGGCGTACTGCTCACTTCCGGGCTGGGATCGTCGTGGCAGGCGGCGGTGCACCGGCAGCAGCCCCAGGGCGGTGGACTGATGGGGGCGCTCGGGCAAGGCGGCGGCCGGCCGGGCGGCGCCGCGGACCGGGCCGTCGACATCGCCGACCGGAGCGTGGCGGGCATTCCCGTGTGGCTGGCGGGGCTGTGCCTGCTCGTCGGCGCCCTGGTACTCACCGGGTATCTGGCCGCGTCCCGTACACCGGTGCGCACGCGGCGCGAGGAGGCGGACGCGCTCCTGGGCCGTCATCTGGAACTCGCTCTGCGACTGGCGGTTGCGACCGCGTTCGCGGGACTGGTCCTGCCCTTCCTTGCCCATGCGTCCGCCCGGCTCGGCATCAGCGCCATGGGCATGGACATGGGCGGGCTGGAAGCCGGCCTCCACGGCAGCGTACGACTGGCCGGGCTCACCGGGATGGTTCTCGGGGGCATCACCGGATACTGCGGAAGCCGTCTGCACGGCCTGCGCACCGCACGCCCGAACCCTGCGAAGCCCGGCGGCGGTTCTCACGCCGGCAGGGACGACACCGCCGCCTCTCGCCACCCCGGCAGTGGTCCTGTGCAGGGCCGCCGTGCCACGGCCGGCTCGGCGTCCCGACCGTAA
- a CDS encoding response regulator transcription factor, producing the protein MQNPTRSERATAPHAHLLVVDDEPTVRELLPAALRYAGFAVEAAADGQEALDMASRRRPDLVVLDIMLPDMDGFEVIRRLRAEPRSSGTGHLGDVPVLFLTAREAMQDKINGLQLGGDDYVTKPFDLEELIARIHAILRRTKGEPPATLAIGHLELDPEGHLVTRAGEGVRLSPTEFRLLHFLMVNAGRTMSKAQILEHVWHYDFGGDPSIVDTYISYLRRKVDTREPKLIHTVHGIGYVIRGPRK; encoded by the coding sequence ATGCAGAACCCGACCCGATCCGAGCGCGCCACGGCGCCACACGCCCACCTTCTCGTCGTCGACGACGAACCGACCGTAAGGGAGCTGCTGCCGGCGGCACTTCGCTACGCGGGCTTCGCCGTCGAGGCGGCGGCGGACGGACAGGAGGCCCTCGACATGGCCTCTCGCCGACGGCCCGACCTGGTCGTGCTCGACATCATGCTGCCCGACATGGACGGCTTCGAGGTGATCCGCCGGCTGCGCGCGGAGCCCAGGTCGTCCGGGACCGGACACCTGGGTGACGTGCCTGTCCTGTTCCTCACCGCGCGCGAAGCCATGCAGGACAAGATCAACGGGTTGCAGCTGGGCGGCGACGACTACGTCACCAAACCCTTCGACCTCGAGGAACTGATCGCCCGCATCCACGCGATCCTGCGCCGGACGAAGGGAGAACCGCCGGCCACCCTGGCCATCGGCCATCTGGAACTCGACCCGGAAGGACATCTCGTCACCCGGGCCGGCGAGGGGGTCCGGCTCTCACCGACGGAGTTCCGGCTGCTGCACTTCTTGATGGTCAACGCCGGACGGACCATGTCCAAGGCCCAGATCCTGGAACACGTCTGGCACTACGACTTCGGCGGCGACCCGAGCATCGTCGACACCTACATCAGCTACCTGCGGCGCAAGGTCGACACGAGGGAGCCGAAACTCATCCACACCGTGCACGGCATCGGGTATGTCATACGCGGGCCACGAAAGTGA
- a CDS encoding sensor histidine kinase, translated as MVAVGLLSASVVVSTVLSHYLQERIDDTLTTAAPVIARLAPFDTLRAGSAQTAKNLNFFGDTTVVSVDENGATLTEYDASAAPLGGGPQLPALDRKAVLAREGRPFTVPAHTGDQRWRVVALPRSGRRIGPAAEDTGASGSVVVAKSMGEVDSTVGKTRTISLTAGTALLAALTVAGWFAVRSGLRPLTSIEETATAIAAGDFSRRVPELAGPQTEVGRLTECLNGMLAQIDTAFHARAEAESRMRRFFADASHELRTPLAGIKGYTDLYRMGALPTRQDIDHTMKRIAQESDRLTRLVEDMLLLARLDERTHLPAARTGEDLAFPLDLAPMDLRTLAADALHDVRALDATRPVTLTGPGGGRPATAPALADEARLRQVVTNLVGNAVTHSPAGAPIRIGVGTVDDHAVLEVADQGQGLSPQDRQRVFERFYRADGSRSRTSGGGSGLGLAIVHSLVTAHDGQVDLITEPGSGCTFRLLLPLPDQRASR; from the coding sequence ATGGTGGCGGTGGGACTCCTCTCCGCGAGCGTGGTCGTCAGCACCGTTCTCAGCCACTACCTCCAGGAGAGGATCGACGACACGCTCACCACGGCGGCACCGGTCATCGCCCGCCTGGCGCCGTTCGACACCCTGCGCGCCGGATCCGCGCAGACCGCGAAGAACCTCAACTTCTTCGGCGACACCACCGTGGTCTCCGTGGACGAGAACGGAGCCACCCTCACGGAGTACGACGCGAGCGCCGCCCCGCTCGGCGGCGGCCCTCAGCTTCCCGCCCTGGACCGGAAGGCCGTACTCGCCAGAGAAGGCCGTCCCTTCACGGTCCCGGCCCACACAGGTGACCAGCGCTGGAGGGTTGTCGCCCTGCCCCGGTCCGGCCGGCGGATCGGACCGGCGGCGGAGGACACCGGAGCTTCCGGCAGTGTCGTCGTGGCGAAGTCCATGGGTGAGGTCGACAGCACCGTCGGCAAGACGCGGACCATCTCGCTCACTGCCGGCACGGCTCTGCTCGCCGCGCTCACGGTTGCCGGGTGGTTCGCCGTACGGTCCGGACTGCGCCCGCTGACCTCCATCGAGGAGACCGCCACGGCGATAGCCGCCGGAGACTTCTCCCGCCGGGTCCCCGAACTCGCGGGTCCGCAGACCGAGGTGGGCCGTCTCACCGAGTGCCTGAACGGGATGCTCGCCCAGATCGACACCGCCTTCCACGCGCGGGCGGAGGCCGAGTCCCGGATGCGGCGCTTCTTCGCCGACGCCAGTCACGAACTGCGCACACCGCTGGCGGGCATCAAGGGCTACACGGACCTCTACCGCATGGGAGCCCTGCCGACGCGCCAGGACATCGACCACACCATGAAGCGCATCGCCCAGGAGTCCGATCGTCTGACCCGGCTCGTGGAGGACATGTTGCTCCTGGCACGGCTCGACGAGCGTACGCATCTTCCGGCCGCGCGAACCGGCGAAGACCTGGCCTTCCCGCTCGACCTGGCGCCGATGGACCTGCGGACCCTGGCGGCCGACGCCCTTCACGATGTACGCGCCCTGGACGCCACCCGCCCGGTCACCCTCACCGGCCCGGGCGGCGGCAGACCGGCGACAGCACCCGCTCTGGCGGACGAGGCCCGTCTGCGGCAGGTCGTCACCAATCTGGTCGGCAACGCGGTGACCCATTCCCCGGCGGGCGCCCCCATCCGCATCGGGGTGGGTACGGTCGACGACCACGCCGTACTGGAAGTGGCCGATCAGGGCCAGGGCCTGTCGCCTCAGGACCGGCAGCGGGTCTTCGAGCGCTTCTACCGGGCCGACGGTTCCCGAAGCCGCACCTCGGGAGGCGGATCCGGCCTCGGACTGGCCATCGTGCACTCACTGGTCACCGCGCACGACGGTCAGGTGGACCTCATCACCGAGCCGGGCAGCGGTTGCACCTTTCGCCTTCTGCTGCCGCTGCCCGATCAGCGCGCCTCGCGGTGA
- a CDS encoding amidohydrolase, translating to MRTPLVLLSARLLDPVTGEFLPETALAVSAGRICALGGDREIRALADSATTVIDLKGAVVTPGLVDGHLHPVSGAELTHGLDLSHCADLDALREALAREVRTLPPGAYLQGWGLDPNVFGDRPIETAALAPVLDGVPALLQLFDAHSMLASPRALELAGVDGPRPFAQAAEVVCDDAGRPTGLLLEDAACELVERAAPQPTHAARRDRLAAALHGMAAAGLTGGHAMDANGDSLALYAELDAAGELPLRLRVAPWCQPGTDADALRELIEQQGAGGRLWQTAGVKLFMDGTIDNGTAWLERPDCHGESTHSFWPDPEAYTHIVGELHRAGVPTATHAIGDAAVRHALDAVEKAQAGVDRGLRHRVEHIETVPDDTLRRFAELDVIASMQPTHCCDFTRADHTDNWSRRLGEERASLAWRCRDLWDSRATVVLGSDWPIAPYPPLGTMAGARHRRPNRDLTQPPHGPDQALTALECLQAMTVNAAHAAGEEHEAGRLAVGYRADLTVFAGNPLTTSATELPDMPVLLMVLDGRTIHRDTTL from the coding sequence GTGCGCACCCCTCTCGTCCTGCTCTCCGCCCGTCTGCTCGACCCGGTCACCGGCGAGTTCCTGCCGGAAACCGCTCTGGCCGTGTCCGCAGGACGGATCTGCGCCCTGGGCGGCGACCGCGAGATACGCGCGCTCGCTGACTCCGCCACGACGGTGATCGATCTCAAGGGGGCCGTGGTGACCCCCGGCCTGGTCGACGGCCACCTCCACCCCGTCTCGGGCGCCGAGCTGACCCACGGCCTTGACCTGTCGCACTGCGCCGACCTGGACGCGTTGCGCGAAGCGCTGGCCCGTGAGGTCAGGACCCTTCCGCCCGGCGCGTACCTGCAGGGCTGGGGCCTGGACCCGAACGTCTTCGGGGACCGGCCCATCGAGACCGCCGCCCTCGCTCCCGTCCTCGACGGCGTACCGGCCCTCCTCCAGCTCTTCGACGCGCACTCCATGCTGGCCAGCCCGCGCGCGCTCGAACTCGCCGGCGTCGACGGGCCGCGCCCCTTCGCCCAGGCCGCCGAGGTCGTCTGCGACGACGCGGGCCGTCCCACCGGGCTGCTCCTGGAGGACGCCGCCTGCGAACTCGTCGAGCGCGCCGCACCGCAGCCCACCCACGCCGCGCGCCGCGACCGTCTCGCCGCCGCCCTGCACGGCATGGCCGCCGCAGGCCTCACCGGCGGCCACGCCATGGACGCCAACGGCGACAGTCTGGCGCTGTACGCCGAGCTCGACGCGGCCGGCGAGCTGCCGTTGCGGCTGCGGGTCGCCCCCTGGTGCCAGCCCGGCACCGACGCGGACGCGCTGCGCGAACTCATCGAGCAGCAGGGCGCCGGCGGCCGGCTCTGGCAGACCGCGGGCGTCAAGCTCTTCATGGACGGCACCATCGACAACGGCACCGCCTGGCTGGAGCGCCCCGACTGTCACGGCGAGTCCACGCACTCCTTCTGGCCCGACCCGGAGGCGTACACCCACATCGTCGGTGAACTCCACCGGGCCGGCGTGCCCACCGCGACCCACGCCATCGGTGACGCAGCGGTGCGGCATGCCCTCGACGCCGTCGAGAAGGCCCAGGCCGGTGTGGACCGCGGGCTGCGGCACCGGGTCGAGCACATTGAGACGGTGCCCGACGACACCCTGCGCCGCTTCGCGGAGCTCGACGTGATCGCGTCCATGCAGCCCACCCACTGCTGCGACTTCACCCGGGCCGACCACACCGACAACTGGTCGCGTCGTCTCGGAGAGGAGCGCGCCTCCCTCGCCTGGCGCTGCCGCGACCTGTGGGACTCTCGTGCCACTGTCGTCCTCGGCTCCGACTGGCCCATCGCTCCCTACCCGCCGCTGGGCACCATGGCGGGCGCCCGGCACCGTCGCCCCAACCGTGATCTCACCCAGCCCCCGCACGGCCCCGACCAGGCGCTCACGGCGCTGGAGTGCCTCCAGGCCATGACCGTCAATGCCGCCCACGCGGCGGGCGAGGAGCACGAGGCCGGCCGCCTCGCCGTCGGCTACCGCGCCGACCTCACGGTCTTCGCCGGCAATCCGCTCACCACCTCCGCCACCGAACTGCCGGACATGCCCGTCCTGTTGATGGTGCTGGACGGCCGGACCATCCACCGCGACACGACCCTGTGA
- a CDS encoding TetR/AcrR family transcriptional regulator: protein MSSSVQRKRIRKPPAVRRAEIVAAAAAVALTEGLECVTLRRIGEELGVRPGLISHYFPSVEDLVAEAFGSAASGELDTLLPAGRPDGTPTQHLAEFFAQTTGETYDDLSRLWINARHLSRYRPVLRDRVAEQEALWRGRLADLVRRGVERAEFRTDDPYVSAIQVLVVLDGLGAHANTETSDRYEAVTYMAVITAERELGLARGALGRPAGASPASFADPGTEPAAD from the coding sequence ATGTCGTCAAGCGTTCAGCGCAAGCGAATTCGGAAGCCACCAGCCGTCCGACGTGCGGAAATCGTTGCCGCGGCTGCCGCCGTCGCTCTGACCGAGGGCCTGGAGTGCGTCACGCTCCGGCGTATCGGCGAAGAGCTCGGCGTCCGGCCGGGGCTGATCAGCCACTACTTCCCCTCGGTGGAGGACCTCGTGGCTGAGGCGTTCGGCAGCGCCGCGAGCGGCGAGCTCGACACCCTCCTGCCGGCCGGGCGGCCCGACGGGACGCCCACTCAGCACCTGGCGGAGTTCTTCGCGCAGACGACAGGCGAGACGTACGACGACCTCAGCCGGCTCTGGATCAACGCACGGCACCTCAGCCGCTACCGGCCCGTGCTCCGCGACCGGGTCGCGGAGCAGGAGGCCTTGTGGCGCGGACGGCTGGCGGATCTCGTACGGCGGGGTGTCGAGCGGGCGGAATTCCGCACGGACGACCCGTATGTGAGTGCCATTCAGGTCCTGGTGGTACTTGACGGCCTCGGAGCCCACGCCAACACGGAAACCAGCGACCGCTACGAGGCCGTGACGTACATGGCCGTCATCACGGCGGAGCGTGAACTCGGGCTGGCGAGAGGCGCGCTCGGCCGGCCGGCCGGGGCGTCCCCCGCCTCGTTTGCCGATCCCGGCACGGAGCCCGCTGCCGACTAG
- a CDS encoding purine-cytosine permease family protein has translation MASTIPDPHPGTADAPPSDRPVRIEAHGIDHIPDADRHGKARELFFVWAAANVNYLSLVVGGALILMGLSLRQALAVLVMGNLFWVLTGFLAVSGPAAGAPSEVITRAMYGVLGNRVNNAIVGWMISVCYFALNLSAAAVAAFSLVGKCGIPTTTGVKVVVVVAIAALTLTISVYGHATIVRLYLPITVALTAAFAVVAVSVAGHTDFDYVPAKPLTGVDLWATLIAGVTLIASGPLSYTTSADFSRYLPSTTPRKAIVGWTALGSFLPSVVVCSLGAFAATTVDMTDPQAALEKILPGWFTPVFLLALVLGTISINALTAYSAGLALQAVGIRIRRSVSVLFDGTVAVALTLYALLVSNFLDTVSNVLQLTVVLLGPSMAIYATDILLRHNRYDGRALTDEAPGSTFWYTGGVNWAGAGALVAGVVASALCVNTLYTGPIAAALGGVDLALPVGMVVASAAYVVLMRPLGGLGTAVRA, from the coding sequence ATGGCGTCCACGATTCCCGACCCGCACCCCGGCACGGCCGACGCGCCCCCGTCGGATCGGCCGGTCCGTATTGAGGCCCACGGCATCGACCACATCCCCGACGCGGACCGCCATGGCAAGGCGCGGGAGCTGTTCTTCGTCTGGGCGGCGGCCAACGTCAACTACCTCAGCCTGGTGGTCGGCGGCGCGTTGATCCTCATGGGGCTGAGCCTGCGGCAGGCCCTGGCCGTGCTCGTAATGGGCAACCTCTTCTGGGTGCTGACCGGATTCCTCGCGGTATCGGGCCCGGCCGCCGGCGCACCGAGCGAGGTGATCACGCGGGCGATGTACGGCGTCCTCGGCAACCGGGTCAACAACGCCATCGTCGGCTGGATGATCTCCGTCTGCTACTTCGCCCTCAACCTGTCCGCCGCCGCGGTCGCCGCCTTCTCCCTGGTCGGGAAGTGCGGCATCCCGACGACCACGGGCGTCAAGGTCGTTGTCGTGGTGGCCATCGCCGCCCTCACCCTGACCATCAGCGTCTACGGGCACGCCACGATCGTGAGGCTCTACCTTCCGATCACAGTGGCCCTCACCGCCGCCTTCGCCGTCGTCGCCGTCAGCGTGGCCGGGCACACCGACTTCGATTACGTACCCGCGAAGCCGCTGACCGGCGTGGACCTGTGGGCGACCCTCATCGCCGGGGTCACTCTCATCGCCTCGGGCCCGCTGTCCTACACCACCAGCGCCGATTTCTCCCGCTACCTGCCCAGCACGACGCCCCGGAAGGCGATCGTGGGCTGGACCGCACTCGGCAGCTTCCTGCCCAGCGTGGTCGTCTGTTCCCTGGGCGCGTTCGCCGCGACGACGGTCGACATGACCGACCCGCAGGCCGCGCTGGAGAAGATCCTGCCCGGCTGGTTCACCCCCGTCTTCCTGCTCGCCCTGGTCCTCGGCACGATCTCCATCAACGCGCTGACCGCCTACAGCGCCGGGCTGGCCCTCCAGGCCGTCGGCATCCGTATCCGCCGCTCCGTCAGCGTGCTCTTCGACGGAACCGTCGCCGTCGCTCTGACCCTGTACGCGCTGCTCGTATCCAACTTCCTCGACACCGTCAGCAACGTCCTCCAGCTGACCGTCGTCCTGCTCGGCCCCAGCATGGCCATCTACGCCACCGACATCCTGCTGCGCCACAACCGCTACGACGGACGCGCGCTCACGGACGAGGCCCCCGGCAGCACCTTCTGGTACACCGGGGGCGTCAACTGGGCGGGCGCCGGCGCGCTCGTGGCGGGCGTCGTCGCGTCCGCCCTCTGCGTGAACACGCTGTACACCGGCCCGATAGCCGCCGCCCTGGGCGGAGTTGACCTGGCGCTGCCCGTCGGCATGGTGGTCGCGTCGGCCGCCTATGTGGTCCTCATGCGTCCCCTCGGCGGCCTCGGTACGGCGGTACGCGCATGA